In a single window of the Mucilaginibacter defluvii genome:
- a CDS encoding AraC family transcriptional regulator → MFKNVSREITPLTQNDCFTIFTREKQEFNFPLHNHEEMELNMILNAAGAKRIVGDHIDEITDMELVLVGPNLPHGWFTHNCKSPLITEVTIQFHKDLMDDRFLKRNQLNFIRNMIDASKKGVMFSRKTIEHIAPRILALNKQAGFDSILELFAIFNELSLARDYKTLSDATFLHKQDNYNSRRIERVFEYMNANFSKQITLDDVSKIANMPSASFSRFIRKRTGSTFISSLNEIRLGHVSRMLIDTTHSVSEIAYKCGFNNMANFNRTFKNKKGCTPNEFRDNYSDNRVFV, encoded by the coding sequence ATGTTCAAGAATGTTTCGCGGGAGATTACTCCCCTGACGCAGAACGACTGTTTCACCATATTTACTAGAGAGAAACAGGAGTTTAACTTCCCGCTTCATAACCACGAAGAGATGGAGCTGAATATGATTTTGAACGCCGCCGGCGCTAAACGCATAGTTGGCGATCATATTGATGAGATTACAGATATGGAATTAGTGCTGGTTGGCCCCAACCTGCCGCATGGCTGGTTTACGCATAACTGCAAAAGCCCGTTGATTACGGAGGTGACTATACAGTTTCATAAGGATTTGATGGATGACCGCTTTTTGAAACGGAACCAGCTGAATTTCATAAGGAATATGATTGACGCCTCGAAAAAGGGGGTGATGTTTTCGCGCAAGACCATTGAGCATATTGCGCCGCGGATACTTGCTTTGAACAAACAGGCCGGGTTTGATTCGATACTTGAGCTGTTCGCCATTTTCAATGAGCTATCGTTAGCGCGTGATTACAAAACCCTGTCAGACGCTACCTTTCTGCATAAACAGGATAACTATAACAGCCGGAGGATAGAGCGCGTATTTGAATACATGAACGCTAATTTCAGTAAGCAGATTACGCTTGATGATGTATCGAAAATTGCGAATATGCCAAGCGCGTCTTTCAGCAGGTTTATCCGCAAGCGCACCGGGTCAACTTTTATAAGCAGCCTTAACGAGATCAGGCTGGGCCATGTTTCGCGCATGTTAATTGATACTACGCACTCCGTGTCGGAAATCGCGTATAAATGCGGCTTTAATAATATGGCCAACTTTAACCGCACATTTAAAAACAAGAAAGGCTGTACGCCAAACGAGTTCAGAGATAATTACTCTGACAACCGGGTTTTTGTTTAA
- a CDS encoding putative sugar nucleotidyl transferase, translated as MAIILFDDNAQNTLLPLTYTRPVANLRTGILTIDEKWGKYFNRTYSYYTRDYLQAKFPLEIQSENIFINGSVCPDEYLTEAIDKLAEGEALKAGHILIAVKLNEADAKNFTPIGIFGKVTEHTERFNFIKHPEDIFRINALELKKDFALLTKGRTSASISATNTIIGANDQFFAEEGAVAECSTFNTNNGPIYLAADTEVWEGTNIRGGFALCSNSQVKMGTKVYGATTIGPHSRVGGEINNAVIWGYTSKGHEGYLGNSVLGEWCNIGADSNNSNLKNNYAEVKLWDYNTQRFRKTGLQFCGLIMGDHSKCGINTMFNTGTIVGVSANVFGAGYPRNFVADFSWGGAQGFETYGLKKVFETAERVFERKEGRDFNQIEKDILTNVFELTEPFRRF; from the coding sequence ATGGCAATTATCCTGTTTGACGATAACGCACAAAATACCTTATTACCACTAACCTATACACGCCCTGTTGCCAACCTGCGCACAGGTATACTTACTATTGATGAAAAGTGGGGTAAATACTTTAACCGCACTTATTCATACTATACCCGCGATTATCTGCAGGCTAAGTTCCCGCTTGAAATACAAAGCGAGAATATTTTTATAAACGGCTCGGTTTGCCCGGATGAATACCTGACCGAAGCAATTGATAAACTGGCAGAAGGGGAAGCTTTAAAGGCTGGACATATATTGATTGCCGTAAAACTTAATGAAGCCGACGCTAAAAACTTCACTCCAATTGGCATTTTTGGTAAAGTTACAGAACATACCGAGCGATTTAATTTTATTAAACATCCCGAGGATATTTTCAGAATCAACGCGTTAGAGCTTAAAAAGGATTTCGCATTGTTAACAAAAGGGCGTACCTCAGCATCTATCAGTGCTACCAATACTATCATTGGCGCTAACGACCAGTTTTTTGCGGAAGAAGGTGCCGTAGCCGAATGCTCCACCTTTAATACCAATAACGGCCCCATTTACCTGGCGGCTGACACTGAGGTTTGGGAAGGTACTAATATACGCGGCGGGTTTGCGCTGTGCAGTAACTCGCAGGTTAAAATGGGTACCAAGGTGTATGGTGCAACCACTATCGGTCCGCACTCGCGTGTGGGCGGCGAGATTAACAATGCCGTGATTTGGGGCTATACTTCAAAAGGCCATGAAGGTTACTTGGGCAATTCTGTTTTAGGCGAGTGGTGCAACATCGGTGCCGACTCTAATAATTCCAACCTGAAAAATAACTACGCAGAGGTTAAGCTGTGGGATTATAACACCCAGCGTTTCCGTAAAACCGGGTTGCAGTTTTGCGGCCTTATTATGGGCGATCATTCAAAATGCGGCATTAACACCATGTTTAACACAGGCACAATAGTAGGCGTGAGTGCTAACGTATTCGGCGCGGGCTATCCACGTAATTTTGTGGCCGATTTTTCGTGGGGCGGGGCGCAGGGTTTTGAAACTTACGGACTAAAAAAAGTATTTGAAACTGCCGAGAGGGTTTTTGAAAGAAAAGAAGGCCGCGACTTTAACCAGATTGAAAAGGATATACTAACAAACGTTTTTGAACTAACTGAACCGTTCAGGCGTTTTTAA
- a CDS encoding sodium:solute symporter family protein produces MKLQLLDVLILLSYLIMMVLIGWYYRKKARLNKDSYLMGGKKLPWYMLGLSDASDMFDISGTMWMVSLCFVYGFKSIWIPWLWPVFNQVFNMMFMAKWLRRSNADTGAGWMATRFGESGTGVKSSHAIMVAFALIGCLGYLAYGFVGLGKFVEIFIPWNVVEPYIPFTVPPEYVAHFYGIIFTLFAMFYSILGGMHSIVLGDVIKYAIMTVGCIAIGVIAMHHLQGQQVNVPRGWSDPFFGWKLNLDWSHIVPDANKKIAEDGFGLFTVFFMMMIFKGIFASMAGPAPNYDMQKVLSSRSPKEASKMTGFVSIILLPIRYTMIIGLTVLALLYYNQLDVQTTNGTDFERILPAAINNFLPVGILGLVVTGLLGAFMGTFSGTLNAAQAYVVNDIYLKYINPDASTKKIITTNYITGVVVVFIGVVLGFFAKDVNSILQWIVGALYGGYIAANVLKWYWWRFNASGFFWGMVSGIAAALIFPFVFTGLPLYNWPLLFLISIIGSIAGTYAAPPTDEKVLNTFYSTVKPWGFWKPVHDKVLQLDPSFVPNKRFKLDMFNVVLGIIAQLLLTLLPMYVVMWMKLPLLVTVALLAVIIVVLKKTWWNKLED; encoded by the coding sequence ATGAAGTTACAATTACTTGATGTATTGATACTGCTGAGTTACCTGATAATGATGGTGCTTATTGGCTGGTATTATCGTAAAAAAGCACGGCTTAATAAAGATAGCTATTTGATGGGTGGTAAAAAACTACCCTGGTACATGCTCGGCTTAAGCGATGCATCGGACATGTTTGATATTAGCGGTACCATGTGGATGGTATCGTTATGCTTTGTATACGGATTCAAAAGCATCTGGATACCCTGGCTTTGGCCGGTTTTTAACCAGGTGTTTAATATGATGTTTATGGCCAAATGGCTGCGCCGCTCAAATGCCGATACCGGTGCCGGTTGGATGGCTACGCGGTTTGGCGAGAGCGGTACGGGCGTAAAATCATCACACGCCATTATGGTAGCATTCGCGCTCATAGGTTGCCTTGGATATCTGGCCTATGGTTTTGTTGGGCTGGGTAAGTTCGTAGAGATATTTATCCCCTGGAATGTGGTTGAGCCCTATATTCCTTTTACTGTACCGCCGGAGTATGTGGCACATTTTTATGGTATCATATTTACCCTCTTCGCTATGTTCTATTCCATTTTGGGCGGAATGCACAGCATAGTGCTTGGTGATGTAATTAAATACGCAATCATGACGGTTGGTTGTATCGCAATTGGGGTAATTGCCATGCATCATTTGCAGGGCCAGCAGGTAAATGTACCACGCGGATGGAGCGACCCGTTTTTTGGCTGGAAGTTGAATTTAGACTGGAGCCATATCGTGCCAGATGCAAACAAAAAAATAGCTGAAGATGGTTTTGGCCTGTTCACAGTATTTTTTATGATGATGATATTCAAGGGCATTTTCGCCAGTATGGCTGGTCCGGCGCCTAACTATGATATGCAGAAGGTGTTGTCGTCACGTTCGCCCAAAGAAGCTTCAAAAATGACCGGCTTTGTAAGCATTATACTATTGCCCATACGTTACACCATGATTATCGGGCTTACTGTTTTGGCGCTTTTATATTACAATCAGTTAGATGTGCAAACCACCAACGGAACCGATTTTGAACGCATATTACCCGCTGCTATCAATAATTTTTTACCTGTCGGTATTCTTGGTTTGGTGGTAACCGGTTTGTTGGGCGCTTTTATGGGCACCTTTTCAGGCACGCTGAATGCGGCGCAGGCTTATGTGGTAAATGATATCTATCTGAAATACATAAATCCTGATGCATCTACTAAAAAGATCATCACCACAAATTATATAACCGGGGTAGTAGTAGTATTTATTGGAGTTGTGCTGGGCTTTTTTGCAAAAGACGTGAACTCTATTTTACAATGGATAGTGGGTGCACTTTATGGCGGATACATAGCAGCCAATGTACTTAAGTGGTATTGGTGGCGATTTAATGCCAGTGGCTTTTTCTGGGGTATGGTATCGGGTATTGCAGCTGCTTTGATATTCCCCTTTGTTTTTACAGGCTTACCGTTATATAACTGGCCGTTATTGTTTTTGATTTCAATCATCGGGTCAATAGCCGGAACATACGCGGCACCGCCTACTGACGAGAAGGTACTGAACACTTTTTACAGCACTGTAAAACCATGGGGTTTCTGGAAGCCGGTTCATGATAAGGTACTACAGCTGGATCCGTCATTCGTGCCTAATAAACGCTTTAAGCTCGACATGTTCAACGTGGTGCTGGGCATAATAGCGCAACTGTTGCTCACCCTGTTACCAATGTATGTAGTAATGTGGATGAAGCTACCCTTACTTGTTACCGTTGCTTTACTGGCTGTTATTATAGTGGTGCTTAAAAAAACCTGGTGGAACAAACTGGAAGATTAA
- a CDS encoding ABC transporter ATP-binding protein translates to MIALNSVYKTFNRGKASAIIAINNVSLNIAAGEFVVIVGSNGSGKSTLLNLVAGSVYADEGTVQIDGNNVTRMADHQRSKWVARVFQNPLSGTAPDLSIIDNFRLAAIRTKRKGLSVGVNAGFMDKVKGHIATLGMGLENKLEQPMGTLSGGQRQALTLLMSVMDSCKVLLLDEPTAALDPRSAETVMRTADQLIRDFNLTSILITHNLKDAYQYGTRLIQMNEGAIVRDVSAEEKKTLTQNDLFSWFS, encoded by the coding sequence ATGATAGCGCTCAATTCAGTATATAAAACTTTTAATAGGGGTAAGGCAAGCGCGATTATCGCTATAAACAATGTTTCACTCAACATCGCTGCTGGTGAGTTTGTGGTTATTGTTGGCTCGAACGGATCGGGTAAATCAACGTTGCTTAATTTGGTAGCCGGCAGTGTTTATGCCGATGAAGGGACCGTGCAAATTGACGGCAACAATGTTACCCGTATGGCAGATCATCAGCGTAGCAAATGGGTGGCGCGGGTTTTCCAAAATCCGTTAAGCGGCACGGCTCCCGATTTAAGTATTATTGATAATTTCCGGCTGGCTGCTATTCGCACCAAGCGTAAGGGTCTGTCAGTTGGTGTAAACGCAGGTTTTATGGATAAGGTAAAAGGGCATATAGCCACTTTAGGCATGGGGCTTGAAAATAAACTGGAGCAACCTATGGGTACCCTTTCCGGAGGGCAACGCCAGGCGCTTACCCTGTTGATGAGTGTTATGGATAGTTGTAAAGTTTTGCTGCTTGATGAACCTACCGCGGCACTTGATCCACGCTCAGCCGAAACAGTAATGCGCACGGCAGATCAATTGATCCGAGATTTTAATCTCACCTCTATACTTATTACGCATAATTTAAAGGACGCCTATCAGTACGGTACACGGCTCATCCAGATGAATGAGGGCGCAATTGTGCGGGATGTTTCAGCGGAAGAAAAAAAGACGTTAACTCAAAACGATTTATTTAGCTGGTTTTCGTAA
- the prmA gene encoding 50S ribosomal protein L11 methyltransferase — translation MDYYEIDFTLAAAEDYQRDLLIDAMAGLGCDTFEETEAGFKAYIQSADFDEEGLEEQLAAYEGMLDYTYQVNLIPQKNWNEAWESNFEPIEIQDKIFVRATFHEPRAEFPYEIVIDPKMAFGTGHHQTTSMMLELMLDEYFAGKQVLDMGCGTGILAIMASKLSANDITAIDYDPVCYDSTLENATLNNANNITALCGSKEAIPDAFYDVVLANINRNILLDQMERYAEVLKPGGVIFFSGFYETPDLDIIKEAAASRGLIYDRHLERKDWVAARFVKG, via the coding sequence ATGGATTATTACGAAATAGATTTTACCCTTGCCGCTGCTGAGGATTATCAGCGCGATTTGCTGATTGATGCTATGGCCGGTTTGGGTTGCGATACTTTTGAGGAAACGGAAGCAGGCTTTAAAGCTTACATTCAATCTGCTGACTTTGATGAAGAAGGACTGGAAGAGCAGCTTGCGGCTTATGAAGGCATGCTTGATTACACTTACCAAGTGAACCTTATTCCACAAAAAAACTGGAATGAAGCTTGGGAAAGCAACTTTGAGCCGATAGAAATACAGGATAAAATATTTGTGCGGGCTACTTTTCATGAGCCTCGTGCGGAGTTTCCCTATGAGATAGTGATCGACCCGAAAATGGCTTTTGGTACCGGGCATCATCAAACCACATCCATGATGCTGGAGCTGATGCTTGACGAGTATTTTGCGGGTAAGCAAGTGCTCGATATGGGCTGCGGAACCGGAATACTGGCCATCATGGCTTCAAAGCTTAGTGCAAATGATATAACAGCTATCGATTACGACCCGGTTTGTTATGATAGCACTTTGGAAAATGCTACACTGAACAACGCAAATAACATTACTGCGCTTTGCGGCTCTAAAGAGGCAATACCGGATGCTTTTTATGATGTAGTGCTGGCCAATATAAACCGTAATATACTGCTCGATCAAATGGAGCGTTATGCCGAGGTGTTAAAACCGGGTGGAGTAATATTCTTCAGCGGATTTTACGAAACGCCTGATCTGGATATCATAAAGGAAGCCGCGGCTTCGCGTGGCTTAATATATGACAGGCACTTGGAGCGTAAAGATTGGGTGGCTGCACGTTTCGTAAAAGGTTAA
- a CDS encoding iron-sulfur cluster assembly accessory protein, whose product MVTVTDKAKSKIDTLMQDAGLDASYFLRVSVQGGGCSGLSYNLDFDNEEKKGDQFFEDKGVRMALDMKSFLYLAGTELDFSDGLNGKGFNFHNPNATRTCGCGESFSV is encoded by the coding sequence ATGGTAACCGTAACAGATAAAGCTAAAAGCAAAATTGATACTTTGATGCAGGATGCCGGGCTTGATGCTTCATACTTCCTGCGCGTATCGGTACAGGGTGGCGGCTGCTCGGGCTTGTCATACAACCTTGATTTTGATAACGAGGAGAAAAAAGGCGACCAGTTTTTTGAAGATAAAGGCGTACGCATGGCCCTGGATATGAAGTCGTTTTTATACCTGGCCGGCACAGAACTTGATTTTTCGGACGGATTGAACGGTAAAGGCTTTAACTTTCATAACCCGAATGCTACCCGCACCTGTGGCTGCGGCGAAAGCTTCTCGGTTTAA
- a CDS encoding type B 50S ribosomal protein L31, translating into MKKDLHPSNYRLVVFKDMSNDYSFITKSCIDTRETVKWEDGNEYPLVKLEISHTSHPFYTGKMKLVDTAGRIDKFRTRYAKK; encoded by the coding sequence ATGAAAAAAGATCTGCATCCGTCAAACTATAGATTAGTGGTTTTTAAAGATATGTCTAACGACTATTCTTTCATCACTAAATCATGCATCGATACCCGTGAAACAGTTAAATGGGAAGATGGTAACGAGTATCCGTTAGTAAAATTAGAGATATCACACACTTCACACCCTTTTTATACCGGTAAGATGAAGTTGGTAGATACTGCCGGTCGTATCGACAAATTCCGTACGCGTTACGCTAAAAAGTAA
- the tpiA gene encoding triose-phosphate isomerase produces the protein MRKKIVAGNWKMNLDYNEGLSLFSEVINIIKDEITGTQEAVVCSPFIHLHSLVQLAKGYNKVSVGAQNAHQAESGAYTGEISAKQIKSVGAEYVILGHSERRQYFGETNELLAKKTDTALANGLKPIFCIGETLQEREAETHFEIIKSQLVEGIFHLDEASFGKLVIAYEPVWAIGTGVTATSEQAQEIHAFIRQEIAAKYSQAVADATTILYGGSCNPKNAAELFAQADIDGGLIGGASLKSRDFADIVKVFN, from the coding sequence ATGAGAAAAAAAATTGTTGCCGGTAACTGGAAAATGAACCTCGATTATAATGAAGGTTTGAGTTTATTTTCAGAGGTTATCAACATTATAAAAGATGAAATAACCGGTACACAGGAAGCCGTGGTTTGCAGCCCGTTTATTCACCTGCACAGCTTGGTACAATTGGCTAAAGGTTATAATAAAGTATCGGTTGGCGCGCAAAATGCACACCAGGCTGAGAGTGGCGCTTACACCGGCGAGATATCTGCCAAACAAATAAAATCTGTAGGGGCTGAATATGTTATCCTTGGCCACTCAGAGCGCCGCCAGTATTTTGGCGAAACTAACGAGTTGCTGGCCAAAAAAACTGATACTGCATTAGCTAACGGTTTAAAGCCTATCTTCTGCATTGGTGAAACTTTGCAGGAGCGTGAAGCTGAAACGCACTTTGAGATCATCAAATCGCAGCTGGTTGAAGGTATTTTCCATTTAGATGAAGCATCATTCGGCAAGTTAGTTATCGCTTACGAGCCGGTTTGGGCTATTGGTACAGGTGTAACTGCAACGTCAGAGCAGGCGCAGGAGATACACGCATTCATCCGCCAGGAGATAGCGGCTAAATACAGCCAGGCTGTTGCCGATGCAACTACGATACTTTACGGCGGTAGCTGTAACCCTAAAAATGCTGCTGAATTGTTTGCGCAGGCAGATATCGATGGTGGCTTGATCGGCGGTGCATCCCTTAAATCGCGCGATTTTGCCGACATTGTTAAGGTGTTTAATTAA
- a CDS encoding UDP-N-acetylmuramate--L-alanine ligase, which produces MRVHFIAIGGSAMHNLAIALHKKGFNVSGSDDHIFEPSASRLAKYGLLPEQEGWYPEKITTELNAVILGMHARVDNPELLKAQELGITIYSYPEYIYEQSKNKLRVVIGGSHGKTSITSMILHVLQHEGMQFDYLVGAQLDGFETMVGLSDAPVIIIEGDEYLASPIDRRPKFHIYKANIGVISGIAWDHINVFPTFENYTDQFKIFIETIQPGGALIYCDADPVLQHTVADTNTGVEKHAYNLPKFNIENGVTNIIFDGNIYPLQVFGEHNLLNIQAAQQVCAQLGIAPQNFYKAISSFKGAARRLELLGKTDNANIYKDFAHSPSKLKATIQAVKAQFEGRKLIAVIELHTFSSLNKDFLNEYAGTMNEADEAIVFIDKRTFAQKNMDPYSEVVVKSAFARPDLIFFDEPKLLLKYLEDINLTDANLLLMSSGNFGGLDLVLLKNNLLKL; this is translated from the coding sequence ATGAGGGTTCATTTTATTGCGATAGGGGGGAGCGCTATGCACAACCTCGCCATCGCCCTGCATAAAAAAGGATTTAACGTAAGTGGATCTGACGATCACATATTTGAACCCTCAGCCTCACGCCTGGCTAAGTACGGCTTACTGCCCGAACAGGAAGGATGGTATCCCGAAAAAATTACTACCGAACTTAATGCTGTAATATTAGGCATGCATGCCCGTGTGGATAATCCTGAATTATTAAAAGCGCAAGAGCTTGGCATAACCATCTATTCCTATCCCGAATATATATACGAGCAATCAAAAAATAAGCTACGGGTAGTGATTGGCGGCAGCCATGGTAAAACATCTATCACCTCCATGATACTGCATGTGCTACAGCACGAAGGCATGCAGTTTGATTACCTGGTAGGTGCGCAACTGGATGGCTTTGAAACCATGGTTGGTTTAAGCGATGCGCCTGTTATTATTATTGAGGGTGATGAATACCTGGCCTCGCCGATTGACAGACGTCCTAAATTTCATATTTACAAGGCCAACATTGGCGTTATCAGCGGTATAGCCTGGGATCATATCAATGTATTCCCAACCTTTGAAAACTATACCGATCAGTTTAAGATCTTTATTGAAACCATTCAGCCCGGCGGCGCGCTGATTTATTGTGATGCCGACCCGGTGTTGCAACACACCGTTGCCGATACAAATACCGGTGTTGAAAAGCACGCTTATAACCTGCCGAAATTTAACATCGAAAATGGGGTTACAAATATTATTTTTGATGGTAATATTTATCCTCTACAGGTTTTTGGCGAGCATAATTTATTAAATATTCAGGCTGCCCAGCAAGTGTGCGCGCAGTTAGGTATCGCACCGCAAAACTTTTATAAAGCAATTTCATCTTTTAAAGGTGCAGCACGCCGACTTGAACTGTTAGGTAAAACAGATAACGCGAATATTTACAAGGATTTCGCACACTCGCCATCAAAGTTAAAAGCTACCATACAGGCAGTTAAAGCGCAATTTGAAGGGCGAAAGTTAATTGCGGTTATTGAGCTACATACGTTCAGTAGTTTGAATAAAGATTTTTTGAATGAGTACGCAGGTACAATGAATGAAGCCGATGAGGCTATTGTATTTATTGATAAACGCACTTTTGCTCAAAAAAATATGGATCCATATAGCGAAGTGGTAGTAAAAAGTGCATTTGCGCGGCCTGATCTCATATTTTTTGATGAGCCAAAACTATTATTAAAATACTTGGAAGATATTAATTTAACTGATGCTAACCTTTTGCTAATGAGTTCAGGAAACTTTGGCGGTTTGGATTTAGTGCTGTTGAAAAATAATTTATTAAAATTATAA
- a CDS encoding IscS subfamily cysteine desulfurase — protein MNLPIYLDNNATTPIDPRVLEAMIPYFTQKFGNAASRNHHFGWVAEEGVDYAREQVAKLIGANEKEIIFTSGATESDNLAIKGVFEMYKEKGNHIITAVTEHKAVLDACKHVEKLGGKVTYLPVKEDGLIDLQLLEQSITPETILVSIMYGNNEIGVIQPVKEIAAIAHKHGALFMTDATQAVGKIPVDVNADGIDLLALSAHKMYGPKGVGALYVRRKGPRVKVTAQMDGGGHERGMRSGTLNVPGIVGLGKACEIARLEMDSEAQRLSALRDKLEASLSQLEESYVNGNTQHRLPHVANISFKYVEGEGLMMAMKDLAVSSGSACTSASLEPSYVLKSLGLSDDLAHSSIRFGLGRFTTEEEVDYAIEVTKKAVTHLRELSPLWEMFKEGIDLNSIEWAEH, from the coding sequence ATGAACTTACCGATTTATTTAGATAACAACGCTACAACACCCATTGACCCACGGGTGCTTGAAGCTATGATACCATATTTTACTCAGAAATTTGGTAATGCCGCGAGCCGTAACCACCACTTTGGCTGGGTAGCCGAAGAGGGTGTTGATTATGCCCGTGAGCAGGTAGCCAAATTGATCGGCGCTAACGAGAAGGAGATCATTTTCACTTCGGGCGCTACCGAGTCAGACAACCTGGCTATCAAGGGTGTTTTTGAGATGTATAAGGAGAAAGGCAACCACATCATCACCGCGGTTACCGAGCATAAAGCTGTGCTTGATGCTTGTAAACATGTTGAGAAACTTGGCGGAAAGGTTACTTACCTGCCTGTTAAAGAGGACGGTTTGATTGACCTGCAACTGCTTGAGCAAAGCATCACGCCCGAAACCATCCTGGTATCGATCATGTACGGTAATAATGAGATCGGCGTTATACAGCCTGTAAAAGAAATTGCAGCCATAGCCCACAAGCATGGCGCCCTGTTTATGACTGATGCTACGCAGGCCGTAGGTAAAATTCCGGTTGACGTAAATGCTGACGGTATTGACCTATTGGCACTTTCAGCCCATAAAATGTATGGCCCTAAAGGTGTAGGCGCTTTATATGTACGCCGTAAAGGCCCGCGTGTTAAGGTTACAGCCCAAATGGATGGCGGTGGCCACGAGCGCGGTATGCGTTCAGGCACGTTAAACGTACCGGGTATAGTTGGCTTGGGTAAAGCCTGCGAAATTGCCCGCTTAGAAATGGATTCAGAAGCTCAACGTTTATCAGCATTGCGCGATAAACTCGAAGCATCATTAAGCCAGTTGGAAGAAAGCTATGTAAATGGTAACACACAACACCGTTTGCCACACGTAGCCAACATTTCTTTCAAATACGTTGAGGGAGAAGGTTTGATGATGGCCATGAAAGATTTGGCGGTATCATCAGGTTCGGCCTGTACTTCGGCATCGCTTGAGCCGTCATACGTACTGAAAAGCCTGGGCTTATCAGACGATCTGGCACACTCTTCGATACGTTTTGGCTTAGGCCGCTTTACTACCGAGGAGGAAGTTGATTACGCTATCGAGGTAACTAAAAAAGCGGTTACTCACCTGCGCGAACTTTCACCACTGTGGGAAATGTTTAAAGAAGGCATCGACCTTAACTCAATTGAGTGGGCTGAACACTAA
- the iscU gene encoding Fe-S cluster assembly scaffold IscU yields MAYSDKVIDHYTNPRNVGTLDKSSHKVGTGLVGAPECGDVMRLQIEVDDNNVITDAKFKTFGCGSAIASSSLATEWLKGKSIDDAMAIDNMDIVEELALPPVKIHCSVLAEDAIKAAINDYRVKNGLEPIELEKSHH; encoded by the coding sequence ATGGCATATTCAGATAAAGTAATTGATCATTACACTAACCCGCGCAACGTGGGTACATTAGATAAAAGCAGCCATAAAGTAGGTACCGGCCTTGTAGGTGCCCCTGAGTGTGGCGACGTTATGCGTTTACAAATTGAGGTTGACGATAATAACGTCATCACCGACGCAAAATTCAAGACCTTTGGTTGCGGTTCGGCTATCGCCTCGTCATCATTAGCTACCGAGTGGTTAAAAGGCAAAAGCATTGATGATGCTATGGCTATTGACAATATGGATATTGTTGAAGAACTGGCCCTGCCACCGGTAAAAATTCACTGCTCAGTTTTAGCTGAGGACGCTATTAAAGCCGCTATTAACGATTATCGCGTTAAAAATGGTTTGGAGCCAATTGAATTAGAAAAATCACACCACTAA
- a CDS encoding helix-turn-helix domain-containing protein, with translation MKTLGKKIRLLRHQKGWSQEDVAKKLDISIPAFSKIETGITDINLSRLEQIATLFEMSVVQLLTFNDTQEEQKFASELENIHKKLTERETEVIDLQKKVIELFEELRLKKVTA, from the coding sequence ATGAAAACACTGGGAAAAAAAATCAGGCTGCTACGCCATCAAAAAGGATGGAGCCAGGAAGATGTTGCAAAAAAATTAGACATATCAATTCCCGCATTTTCAAAGATTGAAACCGGTATTACTGATATCAACCTTTCAAGGCTTGAGCAGATCGCTACCTTGTTTGAAATGTCGGTAGTACAATTGCTTACGTTTAACGATACTCAAGAAGAGCAAAAATTCGCGAGTGAGCTTGAGAACATTCACAAAAAGCTAACCGAACGCGAAACCGAAGTTATTGATCTCCAGAAAAAGGTGATCGAGCTTTTTGAAGAGCTTCGCCTTAAAAAAGTAACAGCATAA